A DNA window from Sediminitomix flava contains the following coding sequences:
- a CDS encoding BamA/TamA family outer membrane protein, translating to MFNDTTSVEKPKWIAYPTLAYSPETSWEIGAAAVVVYYANKDSTNRLSEASGFSFFTLESQYGAHFDHALYSDKNKWFALGKLKFQSYPLAYYGIGPNIGGDELAIANANFMLIRERLLRKLHGNWYLGLELNYERLSNVSFEWLGGGQPLDNILGQDGYSNLGLGVGLVYDNRHNVLNVRHGFLSEIGYLFYEPFWGSTHRLSTLFIDNRAFFKTTERNVLAFQLLGQFSQGDVPFNQLSMIGGEMMMRGYYLGKYRDKNMFGLQTEHRWLPFKFSKRIGAAVFAGVGSVSPDFNFDKLLWSAGGGLRVLLFPKRDIFTRLDVGFNPDGYGIYMFIGEAF from the coding sequence ATGTTTAATGATACTACTTCTGTTGAGAAACCAAAATGGATTGCATATCCAACTTTGGCATACTCTCCTGAAACAAGTTGGGAGATTGGAGCAGCAGCAGTAGTCGTTTATTATGCAAATAAAGATAGTACCAACCGATTGAGTGAAGCTAGTGGTTTCTCCTTTTTCACTTTAGAAAGTCAGTATGGTGCTCACTTTGATCATGCACTTTATTCTGATAAGAATAAATGGTTTGCACTCGGGAAGCTAAAGTTTCAGAGTTATCCATTAGCTTATTATGGTATAGGGCCCAATATTGGGGGGGATGAATTGGCCATTGCGAATGCTAATTTTATGCTGATCAGAGAACGACTTTTGAGAAAGCTTCATGGGAACTGGTACTTGGGCTTAGAACTCAATTATGAGCGTTTGAGCAATGTGAGTTTTGAGTGGTTAGGCGGAGGTCAACCTCTCGACAACATTTTGGGGCAAGACGGCTATAGCAACTTGGGTTTGGGTGTTGGTTTAGTTTATGACAATAGACACAATGTACTAAATGTAAGGCATGGTTTCCTTTCTGAAATTGGTTACCTTTTCTATGAGCCATTTTGGGGTTCTACACATCGGTTAAGTACTTTATTTATTGACAACAGAGCATTTTTTAAAACCACAGAACGAAATGTACTCGCGTTCCAATTGTTAGGGCAGTTTTCTCAAGGAGATGTTCCTTTTAATCAGCTTAGTATGATTGGAGGAGAAATGATGATGAGAGGATATTACCTTGGAAAGTATAGGGATAAGAATATGTTTGGTTTGCAGACAGAGCACAGATGGTTGCCTTTTAAGTTTAGTAAAAGAATTGGAGCAGCCGTTTTTGCAGGCGTAGGCTCAGTATCACCCGATTTTAATTTTGATAAACTTTTATGGTCTGCAGGAGGTGGTTTGAGAGTTTTATTGTTCCCTAAAAGAGATATTTTTACAAGGCTTGATGTCGGTTTTAACCCTGATGGTTATGGCATTTATATGTTTATTGGAGAAGCATTTTAG
- a CDS encoding DMT family transporter: MKWFFLCIAILTEVIATSALKSSEGFTKLTPSLVVVIGYSLAFYFLSLALKNMSVGIAYAIWSGAGTVLIALVGYFYYKQELDFAAILGLSLIVIGVLVINLFSNSVSH; the protein is encoded by the coding sequence ATGAAATGGTTTTTCCTGTGTATCGCAATTCTAACAGAAGTGATAGCAACTTCAGCATTAAAGTCATCTGAAGGTTTCACAAAACTGACTCCTTCACTGGTTGTAGTGATAGGTTATAGCCTTGCGTTTTATTTTTTATCATTGGCATTGAAAAATATGTCAGTTGGTATCGCCTATGCTATTTGGTCTGGGGCTGGTACTGTATTGATTGCCTTAGTAGGTTATTTTTATTACAAACAAGAGTTGGATTTTGCTGCGATTTTGGGCTTATCTTTAATTGTGATTGGAGTTTTAGTAATTAACCTATTTTCAAATAGTGTTTCTCATTAG
- a CDS encoding MTH1187 family thiamine-binding protein: MSVLVEFAMFPTDKGESMSAHVSKVIEAIRESGVNYQLTPMGTIFETEAMPEALALIQQCHDVLAPNSNRIYSTVKFDIRKGKSDRMKKKIASIEGHIGEVNK, encoded by the coding sequence ATGTCAGTACTAGTAGAATTCGCAATGTTCCCAACCGATAAAGGGGAAAGTATGAGTGCCCATGTCAGTAAAGTCATTGAGGCAATCAGAGAAAGTGGTGTAAATTACCAACTAACGCCTATGGGTACCATCTTTGAAACTGAGGCTATGCCTGAAGCATTAGCACTTATCCAACAGTGTCACGATGTGCTAGCACCAAATAGCAATCGTATTTACTCTACCGTAAAATTTGATATCCGTAAAGGAAAAAGCGATAGAATGAAAAAGAAAATAGCTTCTATTGAAGGACATATTGGGGAAGTGAATAAATAA
- a CDS encoding PorV/PorQ family protein has product MKKLLATILLLFIVFGNSFAQYHYSSIASSLYPSHSSAQIEGLGGIGVVSSTYNGQLGLYQNGALFKSSESAIGFTANYLPVYPRNLDNSYHTDFGAYYSWNNKHTVSYSYHYMHLFDDDKFENFWVYVPDEIQNLHKITYARQANDRISWSSSLNYIDSEEKYRRGTTQNSYTYVLDFGFSYRRNIKLSPKWDMPINFGATLNNLGISYFPSTEYDKYRNLSPYMSLGILLEPTTQLSDKLKLNFVFAAQLDKGLSQTDDMVALKLATEVRLEHQNQAYVAFRLGGEKQYSRAGMSLGYKGFSIDYARNISIENNPPHPEYYDKIWTTSISYKSDLDKITRLFKKK; this is encoded by the coding sequence ATGAAGAAACTTTTAGCTACTATTCTTTTACTTTTCATTGTTTTCGGTAACAGCTTTGCTCAATACCATTACTCATCTATCGCCTCATCTCTCTACCCTAGTCACTCAAGTGCTCAAATTGAAGGTTTGGGAGGAATTGGTGTTGTATCTTCAACTTACAATGGTCAACTTGGATTGTACCAAAATGGAGCTCTCTTTAAAAGTAGTGAATCAGCTATTGGCTTCACAGCAAACTATCTACCTGTTTACCCTCGTAATCTTGATAATTCGTATCATACTGATTTTGGTGCTTATTATTCTTGGAACAATAAGCATACTGTGAGTTACTCCTATCACTACATGCACCTATTTGATGATGATAAGTTTGAAAATTTTTGGGTTTATGTACCTGACGAAATACAAAATCTACATAAAATTACATATGCTCGTCAAGCCAATGATAGAATATCATGGAGTTCTAGCTTAAATTATATTGATAGTGAAGAAAAGTATAGGAGGGGGACGACTCAAAATTCTTATACTTATGTTCTTGATTTTGGATTTTCATATCGAAGAAATATAAAATTATCTCCCAAATGGGATATGCCTATAAATTTTGGAGCAACACTGAATAATTTAGGTATAAGCTATTTTCCTAGCACAGAGTATGATAAATACAGGAATTTATCTCCATATATGAGTCTAGGTATTCTGCTAGAACCCACTACTCAACTCTCAGATAAGTTGAAGCTAAATTTTGTATTTGCTGCTCAATTAGACAAAGGTCTTAGTCAAACTGATGATATGGTAGCTTTAAAGTTAGCAACAGAAGTACGTCTAGAACATCAAAATCAAGCTTATGTAGCTTTCCGTTTAGGAGGGGAAAAGCAGTATTCAAGAGCTGGAATGAGCTTGGGATATAAAGGATTCAGCATAGACTATGCTAGAAATATTTCAATTGAAAACAACCCTCCACACCCTGAATATTATGACAAGATTTGGACAACTTCAATCAGTTACAAATCAGACTTAGATAAGATTACTAGGTTGTTTAAGAAGAAATAA
- a CDS encoding MTH1187 family thiamine-binding protein: MSVLVEFAIFPTDKGESMSAHVSKVIEAIRESGVNYQLTPMGTIFETEAMPEALALIQQCHDVLAPNSNRIYSTVKFDIRKGKSDRMKKKIASIEGHIGEVNK, from the coding sequence ATGTCAGTACTAGTAGAATTCGCAATATTCCCAACCGATAAAGGGGAAAGTATGAGTGCCCATGTCAGTAAAGTCATTGAGGCAATCAGAGAAAGTGGTGTAAATTACCAACTAACGCCTATGGGTACCATCTTTGAAACTGAGGCTATGCCTGAAGCATTAGCACTTATCCAACAGTGTCACGATGTGCTAGCACCAAATAGCAATCGTATTTACTCTACCGTAAAATTTGATATCCGTAAAGGAAAAAGCGATAGAATGAAAAAGAAGATTGCGTCTATTGAAGGGCATATTGGGGAAGTGAATAAATAA
- the hutU gene encoding urocanate hydratase: protein MNYSEFIEKYAKHPHYKAPTGNKLHAKSWQTESALRMLLNNLDAEVAENPEELVVYGGTGQAARNVESLQKIIKVLLELDDNHSLLVQSGKPVGVVRTHPQAPRVLIANSNLVPEWANWEHFEKLKEDGLMMYGQMTAGSWIYIGTQGILQGTYETFVACGEKHFNGDLRHKLLVTGGLGGMGGAQPLAATMAGATFLGVDIDPARIQKRIDTKYIDRMTYSYEEAIQWVMEAKEKGEALSVGLVGDIGDVLGRLIEDNITPEILTDQTSAHDPVFGYVPNGLSLEEAEALRKSDAVDYKARSLKSMARHVGYMLELQKRGSITFDYGNNLREFARQGGEEDAFNFPGFTPAYIRPLFCEGKGPFRWAALSGDPEDIYVTDQALKEAFPENKHLINWLDKAQEQVAFQGLPSRICWLGMGEREKAGKIFNDLVREGKVKAPIVIGRDHLDCGSVASPNRETESMLDGSDAVSDWPLLNLMSNATGGATWISFHHGGGVGIGYSQHAGMVVLADGTERAEECISRVLHNDPAMGVFRHADAGYDKAKEVGEEHDLLIK, encoded by the coding sequence ATGAACTATTCAGAATTTATTGAAAAATACGCTAAGCACCCTCATTATAAAGCCCCAACAGGGAATAAATTACATGCAAAATCTTGGCAAACGGAGTCAGCACTTCGTATGCTTCTAAATAACCTTGATGCTGAAGTAGCCGAAAACCCAGAAGAGTTGGTGGTTTATGGCGGAACAGGTCAAGCAGCAAGAAACGTAGAATCGCTTCAGAAGATCATCAAAGTACTTTTGGAGCTTGACGATAATCATTCATTATTGGTACAATCGGGTAAGCCTGTCGGTGTGGTTCGTACGCATCCACAAGCACCAAGAGTATTGATTGCCAACTCTAACCTTGTACCAGAATGGGCAAACTGGGAACACTTCGAGAAATTGAAGGAAGACGGTTTGATGATGTACGGACAAATGACAGCAGGTAGCTGGATTTACATCGGTACACAAGGTATCCTTCAAGGTACTTACGAGACATTCGTAGCTTGTGGAGAGAAACACTTCAACGGAGACCTTCGTCACAAACTATTGGTTACAGGTGGTCTTGGAGGTATGGGTGGAGCTCAACCATTGGCTGCTACAATGGCGGGAGCTACATTCTTGGGTGTTGATATCGACCCTGCTCGTATCCAAAAGCGCATCGATACAAAATACATCGACCGCATGACTTACTCTTACGAAGAAGCTATCCAATGGGTAATGGAAGCGAAAGAGAAAGGTGAAGCACTTTCAGTAGGTTTGGTAGGTGATATCGGAGACGTATTGGGCAGATTGATCGAGGATAATATCACTCCAGAAATCTTGACTGACCAAACTTCAGCGCACGATCCTGTATTCGGATATGTACCAAACGGATTGAGCTTGGAAGAAGCAGAAGCACTTCGTAAGTCTGACGCAGTAGATTACAAAGCGCGTTCTTTGAAATCTATGGCAAGACACGTTGGCTATATGTTGGAGCTTCAAAAACGTGGTTCGATTACATTCGATTACGGTAACAACCTAAGAGAATTTGCTCGTCAAGGTGGTGAAGAAGATGCTTTCAACTTCCCAGGCTTTACGCCAGCTTATATCCGTCCATTGTTCTGTGAAGGAAAAGGTCCTTTCCGTTGGGCAGCACTTTCGGGTGATCCAGAAGATATCTATGTAACTGACCAAGCTTTGAAAGAGGCATTCCCAGAAAACAAGCACTTGATCAACTGGCTTGACAAAGCACAAGAGCAAGTAGCTTTCCAAGGATTGCCATCTCGTATCTGTTGGTTGGGAATGGGAGAAAGAGAAAAAGCAGGTAAAATCTTCAATGACCTCGTAAGAGAAGGCAAAGTAAAAGCGCCTATCGTAATTGGTCGTGACCACTTGGACTGTGGTTCTGTAGCTTCTCCAAACCGTGAGACAGAATCAATGTTGGATGGATCTGATGCAGTATCGGATTGGCCTTTATTGAACTTGATGTCTAACGCAACAGGTGGTGCAACTTGGATTTCATTCCACCATGGTGGTGGTGTAGGTATCGGATACTCGCAACATGCAGGTATGGTCGTTTTGGCTGACGGTACTGAGAGAGCGGAAGAGTGTATCTCAAGAGTATTGCACAATGACCCTGCAATGGGCGTATTCCGTCATGCAGACGCAGGTTACGACAAAGCAAAAGAAGTAGGAGAAGAGCACGATCTTTTGATTAAATAA
- the hutH gene encoding histidine ammonia-lyase, which produces MTMSNTVFAYGKDKLSVGMTLDLARGKVKGTLTDEVRAKVIASRKHVEKIVEAKKVVYGVNTGFGPLCTTIISEEDTKELQTNILQSHSVGMGNPVSEEIVKIMMVTKVQALSQGYSGIALETLERILWMLEEEIVPVVPEKGSVGASGDLAPLSHLFLPLIGLGEVYYKGERMETAPVLEKYGKEPIALGPKEGLALINGTQFILSHAVKAVERFHNLLEAADLIGAMSLEAAMGSARPFEAILHEIRPFKGNQHVAERLDNLLKDSEILNSHAECDRVQDPYSLRCMPPVHGASRNAWLHLKEMVEVELNSVTDNPIILDAENTISGGNFHGQPLAMVLDYATLAASELGNISDRRSYLMIEGRYGLPKLLMEDTGINSGFMIPQYTSAALVTENKTLCFPASADSVPTSLGQEDHVSMGSISGRKANEVISNVEKILAVELLYAAQGVDFRRPMKSTKVIEECHNFVREKVAFADKDRIFATDLNVLEEMIHDQSFVNHANKTAEKEGIQLNGKHDELFRIY; this is translated from the coding sequence ATGACAATGTCAAACACGGTATTTGCTTATGGCAAAGACAAATTGAGCGTTGGAATGACCCTTGACCTAGCGAGAGGAAAGGTTAAAGGTACTCTGACTGATGAGGTTAGAGCGAAAGTCATCGCAAGCCGTAAACATGTAGAGAAAATCGTTGAAGCTAAAAAAGTTGTTTATGGAGTAAACACAGGCTTCGGACCACTCTGCACCACAATTATCTCAGAAGAAGACACAAAAGAACTCCAAACTAACATTCTACAGAGCCACAGTGTAGGTATGGGAAATCCTGTATCGGAAGAGATTGTCAAGATCATGATGGTCACGAAGGTACAAGCCCTTTCACAAGGCTATTCGGGAATTGCTCTTGAAACTCTGGAGCGTATTCTTTGGATGCTGGAAGAAGAAATTGTTCCAGTTGTTCCCGAAAAAGGTTCAGTAGGTGCATCGGGAGATTTAGCTCCGCTTTCTCACCTTTTCCTTCCATTAATTGGACTTGGAGAGGTATACTACAAAGGAGAAAGAATGGAGACAGCTCCTGTTTTAGAAAAGTATGGAAAAGAGCCAATCGCATTAGGTCCGAAAGAAGGACTAGCACTCATTAATGGTACTCAATTCATTTTGTCTCATGCAGTGAAAGCTGTTGAGCGTTTCCATAATCTTTTGGAAGCAGCCGACTTGATTGGAGCCATGTCTTTGGAAGCCGCTATGGGTTCTGCAAGACCATTCGAGGCAATTCTTCACGAAATCCGTCCTTTCAAAGGAAACCAACATGTAGCAGAACGTTTAGACAATCTGTTGAAAGATTCAGAAATCTTGAACTCACATGCTGAGTGTGACCGTGTTCAAGATCCTTACTCACTTCGTTGTATGCCTCCTGTCCATGGAGCATCAAGAAATGCTTGGTTGCATCTCAAAGAGATGGTTGAAGTAGAGCTGAACTCAGTGACAGACAACCCGATCATCTTGGATGCAGAAAATACAATCAGTGGAGGAAACTTCCACGGTCAGCCATTGGCAATGGTATTGGATTATGCGACGCTAGCTGCGTCCGAACTAGGTAACATCTCAGACCGTCGTTCTTACTTGATGATTGAAGGTCGATACGGACTTCCAAAACTGTTGATGGAAGATACTGGAATCAATTCTGGTTTCATGATCCCTCAATACACCTCTGCCGCTTTGGTTACAGAAAACAAAACACTTTGTTTTCCAGCTTCTGCAGATAGTGTTCCTACTTCATTGGGTCAAGAAGACCATGTGAGTATGGGATCAATCAGTGGAAGAAAGGCCAATGAAGTGATTTCTAACGTTGAGAAAATCTTAGCCGTAGAATTGCTTTATGCTGCACAAGGTGTTGATTTCAGAAGACCAATGAAATCAACGAAAGTGATTGAAGAGTGCCACAACTTTGTGAGAGAAAAAGTGGCTTTCGCAGACAAAGACAGAATCTTCGCCACAGACTTAAATGTGCTAGAAGAAATGATCCACGATCAATCTTTCGTAAACCACGCAAATAAAACAGCCGAAAAAGAAGGAATCCAATTAAACGGTAAACACGATGAACTATTCAGAATTTATTGA
- a CDS encoding MarR family winged helix-turn-helix transcriptional regulator yields the protein MYKYLYNIDNTRRNTLDFYNNAGVLVFGSRLRRLSERFLANVTKVYQAKGIDFDASWFPFFYLLDEHESLTLREMSETLKTSHSAVSQMMSNLERRALVEIKKDPEDKRRRNVQLTEKGKELLAQVRPIWNGLQKAMAEILEQDEFNAKLISIIDNIEATFDEEELSERILRQL from the coding sequence TTGTATAAGTACTTATATAATATTGATAACACAAGGAGGAATACATTGGATTTTTACAACAACGCAGGGGTATTGGTTTTTGGCAGTAGATTACGAAGGTTAAGTGAGCGTTTTCTAGCCAATGTTACCAAAGTCTATCAGGCAAAAGGGATTGATTTCGATGCGTCTTGGTTTCCATTTTTCTATTTATTAGATGAACATGAAAGCCTAACGCTAAGAGAAATGTCTGAAACTTTAAAGACAAGTCATTCAGCTGTAAGTCAAATGATGAGCAATCTAGAGCGTAGAGCTTTGGTTGAAATCAAAAAAGACCCTGAAGACAAGCGTAGACGTAATGTTCAATTGACTGAAAAAGGTAAAGAACTTCTTGCACAAGTTCGTCCGATTTGGAATGGTCTGCAAAAAGCAATGGCAGAAATTCTTGAGCAAGATGAATTCAATGCGAAATTGATCTCGATCATAGATAACATCGAAGCGACTTTCGATGAAGAAGAACTTTCAGAGCGAATTTTGAGACAGTTATAA
- the apaG gene encoding Co2+/Mg2+ efflux protein ApaG, producing the protein MVSAITNGVKVSVRAEYQPSYSDDKNQHHVFTYHIFIENNSEYTVQLLKRKWDISDSNGFQKVVAGEGVVGQQPTIEPGEGYQYVSGCNLRTNMGQMKGFYVMERMLDGHQFEVEIPAFNLIAPFKFN; encoded by the coding sequence ATGGTATCAGCAATTACAAATGGAGTAAAAGTCTCAGTTCGTGCTGAATATCAACCTTCTTACTCAGATGATAAGAACCAACATCATGTATTTACTTATCATATTTTCATCGAAAATAATAGCGAATACACGGTTCAACTATTGAAACGCAAATGGGATATCTCTGATAGTAACGGCTTTCAGAAAGTTGTAGCGGGAGAGGGAGTTGTGGGACAGCAACCTACAATAGAGCCGGGTGAAGGGTATCAGTATGTATCTGGATGTAACCTTCGAACTAATATGGGACAAATGAAAGGTTTCTATGTAATGGAAAGAATGCTAGACGGCCATCAATTTGAAGTTGAAATTCCAGCATTTAATCTTATAGCACCTTTCAAATTTAACTAA
- a CDS encoding spondin domain-containing protein, with translation MRQLFYYLSILAFLMVGCDGDDGGAGTSSFTSNYRLVIENQTELGEYFLSGDFDAIIPGTSTEITFYAGKGSYLSFATKFVKSNDGFYAFEAGGISLYDENDKPIFGNITDKITLWDAGTEINEAPGEGEGQPGGSEEGETEENNVTKLNDGFSYPEVEEVIKFEVLSDSIKNRFVLRITNQSQFSNLSTGLGQGVWVVHKEGQEPIFSAEGQAENGLELLAESGSSDSLATYLEENSPFYSPFSPGIWVLHTGEIEPIFTENAIDRGEGLVLLAEEGDPTALAASLEGKDGVVAYGIFNTPEDTNTAGVLSEGQRYVIPITPEKDLFLSFATMLVRSNDSFISFGEGGYPIYTGDLPFVGDLTDRVRLWDAGSERNEAPGAGNYQPPNVGGDDQNNPVNQTSDDFDYPAIEELIRISLENN, from the coding sequence ATGAGACAACTTTTCTACTATCTATCCATTTTAGCTTTCCTAATGGTTGGCTGTGATGGCGACGACGGGGGAGCGGGAACTTCCTCTTTCACATCTAACTATCGACTCGTCATCGAAAATCAAACAGAACTAGGAGAATACTTTTTATCTGGAGACTTCGATGCGATAATTCCTGGAACTTCTACCGAAATCACATTCTACGCGGGAAAAGGCTCATACCTTTCTTTTGCAACAAAGTTTGTCAAGTCTAATGATGGCTTCTATGCTTTTGAAGCTGGAGGAATCAGTCTTTATGATGAAAATGATAAACCTATTTTCGGAAACATCACGGACAAAATCACGCTATGGGATGCTGGTACAGAAATCAATGAAGCTCCCGGTGAAGGAGAAGGACAGCCTGGAGGTTCTGAAGAAGGTGAAACCGAAGAAAATAATGTGACCAAACTAAACGATGGTTTTAGTTATCCTGAGGTTGAAGAAGTAATCAAGTTTGAAGTCCTTTCAGACTCAATCAAAAACAGGTTTGTATTGCGTATCACAAACCAATCTCAGTTCAGTAATTTATCAACAGGATTAGGACAAGGTGTTTGGGTTGTGCATAAAGAAGGACAGGAACCAATTTTCTCTGCAGAAGGACAAGCCGAAAATGGGTTAGAATTATTAGCCGAGTCAGGTAGTTCTGATTCGTTGGCAACATATCTAGAAGAAAATTCACCTTTCTATTCACCATTTTCACCAGGAATATGGGTATTGCATACAGGAGAAATCGAACCAATTTTTACAGAAAATGCAATTGATAGAGGAGAAGGCTTAGTCTTATTGGCTGAAGAAGGAGATCCTACAGCTTTAGCTGCAAGTCTTGAAGGAAAAGACGGAGTAGTGGCTTACGGCATTTTTAATACTCCAGAAGATACTAACACTGCAGGTGTACTAAGTGAAGGACAACGTTATGTGATTCCGATTACTCCCGAAAAAGATTTATTCTTGAGCTTTGCAACGATGTTAGTTCGTTCCAACGACTCATTCATCTCTTTTGGGGAAGGAGGTTACCCAATTTATACAGGTGATTTACCATTTGTTGGAGATTTGACGGATCGAGTACGCCTTTGGGATGCAGGCTCTGAGCGTAATGAAGCTCCGGGAGCTGGTAATTACCAACCACCAAATGTTGGAGGTGACGACCAAAATAATCCTGTCAATCAAACCAGTGATGATTTTGACTATCCAGCCATAGAAGAATTGATTCGTATCAGTCTTGAAAATAACTAA
- a CDS encoding acyl-CoA carboxylase subunit beta gives MNKEAELGGGEKRIAAQHKKGKLTARERINLLFDKGTFQEIGKFVRHRETAFGLEDEHYLGDGVVTGYGKINGRMTYVFSQDFTVFGGSLSESHAEKICKIMDLAMKNGAPVIGLNDSGGARIQEGVKSLGGYADVFYRNTIASGVVPQLSAIMGPCAGGAVYSPAITDFIMMVEDTSYMFVTGPNVVKTVTQETVSAEELGGASTHSTKSGVTHFSCANEVECIENIKKLLSYIPQNCEEDAPIYPYEVQADESRVALDDIIPENANQPYDIRDVMNGVLDEDSFFEVHKDYAENIVVGFGRLAGRSIGIVGNQPAVLAGVLDINASNKAARFVRFCDAFNVPLLVFEDVPGFLPGTDQEWNGIISNGAKLLYAFCEATVPRVTVITRKAYGGAYDVMNSKHIGADMNFAWPTAEIAVMGAKGAAEIIFRKEIAEAEKPEEKLQEKVDEYTETFANPYRAAYRGFIDEVIEPKDTRQKLMMAFEMLEQKVDKLPKKKHGNIPL, from the coding sequence ATGAATAAAGAAGCTGAATTGGGAGGTGGTGAAAAACGAATTGCTGCGCAACACAAGAAAGGAAAACTAACGGCAAGAGAAAGAATCAATCTACTTTTCGATAAAGGAACATTTCAAGAAATTGGAAAATTTGTTCGTCACAGAGAGACTGCTTTTGGTTTAGAAGACGAGCACTACCTAGGAGACGGTGTAGTGACTGGTTATGGGAAAATCAATGGGCGAATGACTTATGTTTTCTCACAAGATTTTACCGTATTTGGAGGCTCGCTGTCGGAATCTCATGCGGAGAAAATCTGTAAAATCATGGATTTAGCCATGAAGAATGGCGCTCCTGTAATCGGGTTAAACGATTCGGGTGGTGCCAGAATTCAAGAAGGAGTGAAATCTTTGGGAGGTTATGCCGATGTTTTCTATCGAAATACAATTGCATCGGGAGTTGTTCCTCAGCTTTCTGCCATAATGGGACCTTGTGCGGGTGGAGCTGTGTATTCTCCAGCCATTACCGATTTCATCATGATGGTAGAAGACACTTCTTACATGTTTGTGACAGGGCCAAATGTCGTAAAAACAGTAACTCAAGAAACGGTAAGTGCAGAAGAGCTTGGCGGAGCTTCAACACATAGTACAAAAAGTGGCGTAACGCATTTCTCTTGTGCGAATGAAGTAGAATGTATCGAGAATATTAAAAAGTTGTTGAGTTACATTCCACAGAACTGCGAAGAAGATGCGCCAATTTATCCTTATGAAGTACAAGCAGATGAATCTAGAGTAGCATTGGATGATATTATTCCTGAAAATGCCAATCAGCCTTATGATATTCGTGATGTAATGAACGGTGTACTAGATGAGGATTCATTCTTTGAAGTTCATAAAGACTACGCTGAAAATATTGTAGTAGGTTTTGGAAGATTAGCAGGAAGAAGTATCGGTATTGTTGGTAATCAGCCAGCTGTACTTGCAGGTGTACTAGATATCAATGCAAGTAACAAAGCCGCTAGATTTGTCCGTTTCTGTGATGCTTTCAACGTTCCCCTTTTAGTATTTGAAGATGTCCCGGGTTTCTTACCAGGAACAGACCAAGAATGGAATGGTATTATTTCAAATGGTGCAAAGTTGTTGTATGCTTTCTGTGAAGCTACCGTCCCTAGAGTAACAGTCATTACACGAAAAGCCTATGGCGGAGCGTATGATGTGATGAATTCAAAACACATAGGGGCTGATATGAATTTTGCTTGGCCAACAGCAGAGATTGCCGTAATGGGAGCAAAAGGAGCCGCAGAGATTATTTTCAGAAAAGAAATAGCGGAAGCCGAAAAGCCTGAAGAAAAACTACAAGAGAAGGTTGATGAATACACTGAAACATTTGCCAACCCATACCGAGCAGCTTACAGAGGTTTTATCGATGAAGTGATAGAACCGAAAGATACTCGACAAAAACTCATGATGGCTTTTGAAATGCTTGAACAGAAAGTGGACAAACTACCTAAGAAAAAGCATGGTAATATACCTTTATAA